Proteins found in one Plasmodium coatneyi strain Hackeri chromosome 10, complete sequence genomic segment:
- a CDS encoding DnaJ protein — protein sequence MNNIRKRNDANSYYKFKETDEDKNGSGSMNRSQSLENNQIIPKYDYESDREEKSLISNIFSTRKPKHAGAGLVSGLKSVTKGIIVGTSFLFISPYLCAKAEGINGFFKGMFFGLLSAIVIPIISLGVASYQIGRGIMNTPESIAQKALGKIWDDEKREWYDFYYNLDEEANKVLNEINDNGGNGRNSSSNGNATYERKNDVNDDEYYNKNGNIKVKNDEFYRILQVPTNATQNEIKRQYYKLAKEYHPDKCSDSKAKEQFQKIGEAYQVLGDIERRRRYDKEGKNAINSMQFIDSTFFFTLLFGSEKLDPYIGKLRMVMYVEYEQIYKDEDVQRIIVKEQNKREVQLALHLREILNNYIHGNKEEYIAKFEAEIKDLCQTSFGHVILENVAWSYENCANQFLGDKYSLFGISGKYYKMQQKKRVIGTGLKFVKTLIKTSSLASQIKKKEEDEDMSLEKTAKVNKKIEDSLPAIVETMLNICLIDIDQTIKGVCKKVFTDMSVDENMRKTRAESLIVLAKVMKKIIQDFKKNNEVTDTKKLFEDACMRAYQKQDDDYN from the exons atgaataacatacgaaaaagaaatg ATGCAAACAGTTATTACAAGTTTAAGGAAACGGATGAG GATAAGAACGGCAGTGGAAGCATGAACAGGTCACAGTCGCTTG AGAACAACCAGATAATCCCAAAGTACGACTACGAAAGTGACCGAGAAGAGAAGAGCCTAATCAGTAACATATTTTCCACGAGGAAACCCAAACATGCGGGTGCCGGATTAGTGTCAGGGCTAAAATCAGTAACAAAAGGGATAATCGTGGGGAcaagttttttatttatatctCCCTATTTATGTGCCAAAGCGGAAGGAATTAATGGGTTTTTCAAAGGAATGTTTTTTGGCCTCCTAAGTGCAATAGTCATCCCGATTATCTCACTAGGAGTGGCTAGCTACCAAATTGGCAGGGGTATAATGAACACCCCAGAATCGATAGCTCAAAAGGCGCTGGGCAAAATCTGGgatgatgaaaaaagggagtggTATGATTTTTACTATAATTTAGATGAAGAAGCGAATAAAGTGTTAAACGAAATTAATGACAACGGTGGAAATGGCCGAAACAGTAGCAGCAACGGGAACGCCACGTATGAGAGGAAGAATGATGTAAATGACGATGAATATTATAATAAGAATGGAAATATAAAAGTGAAGAATGATGAATTTTACAGAATTTTACAAGTGCCTACAAATGCTACCCAAAATGAAATTAAGAGACAGTACTATAAGCTAGCCAAAGAATACCATCCAGATAAATGCTCAGATTCGAAGGCGAAGGAgcaatttcaaaaaattggggaagcATACCAAGTGCTTGGTGACATagagagaagaagaagatatgataaggaaggaaaaaacgctATCAACAGCATGCAGTTCATAGAttctactttcttttttaccctACTTTTTGGTAGCGAAAAGTTAGACCCATACATTGGAAAACTGAGAATGGTCATGTATGTAGAGTATGAACAAATATACAAAGATGAAGACGTGCAGAGAATTATTGtaaaggaacagaataagAGAGAAGTCCAGCTAGCTCTTCACCTGAGagaaatattaaataattatatccacgggaataaggaagaatatattgCAAAATTTGAAGCAGAAATTAAGGACCTATGCCAAACTTCCTTCGGACATGtcattttggaaaatgtCGCCTGGTCTTATGAAAATTGCGCCAACCAATTTTTAGGAGATAAATATAGCCTATTCGGGATCAGTGGTAAATACTACAAAATGCAACAGAAAAAGAGAGTAATCGGTACAGGGCTAAAATTCGTAAAAACGTTAATTAAGACCAGCTCTTTGGCTAGccaaattaagaaaaaagaagaagatgaagataTGTCGCTcgaaaaaacagccaaagtgaataaaaaaattgaagattCCCTGCCAGCTATTGTCGAAACGATGCTCAACATTTGCCTCATCGATATCGACCAAACGATAAAGGGCGTGTGCAAAAAGGTGTTCACGGATATGTCCGTGGATGAGAATATGCGGAAGACCCGAGCGGAGTCCCTCATCGTGCTGGCCAAAGTGATGAAGAAAATCATCCAAGAttttaagaagaacaacGAGGTCACGGATACTAAGAAGCTCTTCGAGGATGCGTGCATGAG GGCGTACCAGAAACAGGATGACGACTACAACTGA
- a CDS encoding Mitochondrial processing peptidase alpha subunit gives MNANVQKFKIVLGRNKPGKQLFSSEALKLKRNPNLEKLYSGEKQNLAKVTFKKEKIEDIIKEVKFDYYYFNEGKKNIYKDIPLNIAVIKESELPAFKQVDEKLHFSVLENDLRIISTNRNNSVCSIGLYVKCGSRYEEINDQVNEQGMSVMLENMAFHSTAHLSHLRTIKSLEKIGANVSCNAFREHIVYTCECLKEYLPVVTNLLIGNVLFPRFLSWEMKNNVNRLNTMRAKLFENNELYITELLHNTAWYNNTLGNKLYVCESSVENYTANNLRNFMLKHFSPKNMTLVGVNVDHDELTKWTSRAFQDYVSIPYTNQKEVTPKYTGGFVSVEDKNVKKTNIAIAYETKGGWKTSDMITLTVLQTLMGGGGSFSTGGPGKGMYSRLFLNVLNNYNFIESCMAFSTQHSDTGLFGLYFTGEPANTMDIINAMALEFQKMNKVTDEELNRAKKSLKSFMWMSLEYKSILMEDLARQMMILNRVLSGKQLCDAIDAVTKEDINRIVGHFLKTKPTVVVYGNINHSPHYDEICKILG, from the exons atgaacgcaAATGTACAAAAGTTCAAAATAGTTCTCGGTAGGAACAAACCGGGGAAACAACTATTCAGCAGTGAAGCCCTAAAGCTGAAGAGAAATCCCAACTTAGAAAAGTTATACtcaggggaaaaacaaaatttggCAAAAGTAACATtcaagaaggagaaaattgaAGACATCATTAAGGAGGTGAAATTTGATTACTACTATTTtaatgaagggaagaaaaacatcTATAAAGACATCCCCCTTAACATTGCTGTAATAAAGGAGTCGGAGTTGCCTGCCTTCAAGCAGGTGGACGAGAAGTTACATTTCTCAGTTTTGGAAAATGACCTCAGGATTATTTCCACCAATAGGAATAACAGCGTTTGTTCAATAG GGCTGTATGTGAAGTGCGGGTCCAGGTACGAAGAAATAAACGACCAGGTGAACGAGCAGGGCATGAGCGTGATGCTGGAAAACATGGCCTTCCACAGCACAGCGCACCTATCCCACCTGAGGACGATAAAATCGCTGGAAAAAATAGGAGCGAACGTAAGCTGCAACGCGTTTCGTGAGCACATAGTGTACACCTGCGAATGCTTGAAGGAGTACCTACCCGTAGTGACAAACCTACTAATCGGAAACGTTTTATTTCCGCGCTTTTTATCgtgggaaatgaaaaataatgtaaataGACTCAACACCATGCGAGCTAAGTTATTTGAAAACAACGAACTGTACATAACTGAATTACTGCATAACACCGCATGGTACAATAACACCTTAGGGAATAAGCTGTATGTGTGTGAATCCAGTGTAGAGAATTACACTGCCAATAATTTAAGAAATTTTATGCTCAagcatttttctccaaaaaatatgaccCTAGTTGGTGTCAATGTAGACCACGACGAATTAACCAAATGGACATCCAGAGCTTTTCAAGACTATGTGTCCATACCGTATACAAACCAGAAGGAAGTGACTCCAAAATATACTGGTGGGTTTGTAAGCGTAGAagataaaaatgttaaaaagacCAACATTGCTATAGCGTATGAAACGAAAGGTGGTTGGAAAACATCTGATATGATTACCTTAACCGTGTTGCAAACCCTCATGGGTGGGGGCGGCTCTTTCTCTACCGGAGGACcaggaaaaggaatgtatTCTAGACTATTCCTAAATGTTCtgaacaattataatttcaTAGAATCTTGTATGGCCTTTAGTACACAGCATTCAGATACGGGTTTGTTTGGACTCTACTTCACCGGTGAACCAGCCAACACGATGGACATAATAAATGCCATGGCTTTGGAgtttcaaaaaatgaataaagttACCGATGAAGAGTTGAATAGAGCAAAGAAAAGTCTGAAAAGTTTTATGTGGATGAGCTTAGAGTATAAGTCCATATTAATGGAAGACTTGGCTAGACAAATGATGATTCTAAATCGTGTTCTCTCCGGAAAACAGCTATGTGACGCTATAGATGCAGTAACCAAGGAAGACATAAACCGGATCGTAGGCCACTTTTTGAAAACCAAGCCAACGGTTGTTGTGTATGGCAACATTAACCATTCTCCTCACTACGACGAGATATGCAAAATTTTGGGCTAA
- a CDS encoding Multidrug resistance protein → MKKDQRQSIDDSSRSKNLSIKDEVEKELNKKGTFELYKKIKTQKIPFFLPFKCLPPSHRKLLGVSFVCATISGGSLPFFVSVFGVIMKNMNLGENVNDIIFSLVLIGIFQFVLSFISSFCMDIVTTKILKTLKIEFLKSVFYQDGQFHDNNPGSKLTSDLDFYLEQVNAGIGTKFITIFTYASAFLGLYFWSLFKNARLTLCVTCVFPLIYICGVICNKKAKVNKKTSLLYNNNTMSIIEEALVGIRTVVSYCGENTILKKFNLSEKLYSKYMLKANLMESLHIGMINGLILASYAFGFWYGTRIIISDLSNDQPSNDFHGGSVISILLGVLISMFMLTIVLPNITEYMKSLEATNSLYEIINRKPLVENNNDGKKLKDIKKIQFKNVRFHYDTRKDVEIYKDLNFTLTEGKTYAFVGESGCGKSTILKLIERLYDPTEGDIIINDSHNLKDINLKWWRSKIGVVSQDPLLFSNSIKNNIKYSLYSLKDLEYLSDQLDEDGFASQNGAKKRNSCKAQCAGDLNDMMKTTDSTELLQVSKNYDTIEDSEVVSVSKKVLIHDFVSALPDKYETLVGSNASKLSGGQKQRISIARAIIRNPKILILDEATSSLDNKSEYLVQKTINNLKGNENRITIIIAHRLSTIRYANTIFVLSNREGGNSSTVDVDIIGEDPTKDNKESNKKNAKKGDKNQNDKMSNAGSYIIEQGTHDSLMKNKNGIYYTMINNQKVSSKSSGNNDNDKDSDMKSSVYKDSERGYDPDEMNGNGKNGDESASGKKSNKMNDANTGNKNAGGRFAFLRNLFKRKPKAPNNLRMVYREIFSYKKDVVIIALSIIVAGGLYPMFALLYAKYVSTLFDFANLEANSNKYSLYILGIAIAMFISETLKNYYNNVIGEKVEKTMKHRLFENILYQEISFFDQDKHAPGLLSSHINRDVHLLKTGLVNNIVIFTHFIVLFLVSMVMSFYFCPIVAAVLTGTYFIFMRVFAIRARLSANKDVEKKRVNQPGTIFVYNSDDEIFKDPSFLIQEAFYNMNTVIIYGLEDYFCTLIEKSIDYSNKGQKRKTLVNSMLWGFSQSAQLFINSFAYWFGSFLISRGTIEVDDFMKSLFTFLFTGSYAGKLMSLKGDSENAKLSFEKYYPLIMRKSNIDVRDNGGIRIKNSNDINGKIEIMDVNFRYMSRPNVPIYKDLTFSCDSKKTTAIVGETGSGKSTVMSLLMRFYDLKNDHHIVFKNDHTGEMMNEQNEQGDEEQNVGMKNVNEFSSSKEHLDGQNGAVFKNSGKILLDGVDICDYNLKDLRNLFSIVSQEPILFNMSIYENIKFGKEDATREDVKRACKFAAIDEFIESLPNQYDTNVGPYGKSLSGGQKQRIAIARALLREPKILLLDEATSSLDSNSEKLIEKTIVDIKDKADRTIITIAHRIASIKRSDKIVVFNNPDRTGSFVQAQGTHEELLSIQDGIYKKYVKLAK, encoded by the coding sequence atgaaaaaggatcAAAGGCAATCAATAGACGATAGTAGCCGGAGTAAAAACCTGAGTATTAAAGAtgaagtggaaaaggaaTTGAACAAGAAGGGTACCTTCGAATTGTATAAGAAGATAAAGACCCAGAAAATTCCCTTCTTTCTACCGTTCAAATGTTTGCCGCCAAGTCATAGGAAGCTGTTAGGCGTATCCTTCGTGTGCGCCACTATATCAGGGGGCTCCTTGCCCTTCTTCGTGTCAGTTTTTGGGGTCATTATGAAGAATATGAACTTAGGAGAAAATGTAAATGatattatattttccctCGTGCTGATTGGTATTTTCCAGTTTGTTCTGTCCTTCATTTCGAGCTTCTGCATGGATATCGTAACGACCAAAATTTTGAAGACGCTGAAGATAGAATTTTTGAAAAGTGTATTTTATCAGGATGGTCAATTTCATGATAATAACCCCGGCTCAAAATTGACATCGGACTTGGACTTTTACTTAGAACAAGTGAATGCAGGGATAGGGACGAAGTTTATTACCATATTTACGTACGCAAGTGCATTCTTAGGTCTATATTTTTGGTCCCTTTTTAAGAACGCCAGACTGACTCTCTGCGTAACGTGTGTATTCCCCCTGATATATATCTGCGGTGTTATTTGCAATAAGAAGGCGAAGGTTAATAAGAAAACGTCTCTCCTGTATAATAACAACACCATGTCCATCATCGAAGAAGCATTAGTTGGCATTCGAACAGTTGTGAGTTATTGTGGTGAGAATACtatattgaaaaaatttaacctTTCAGAGAAGCTGTACAGTAAGTACATGTTGAAGGCAAATTTAATGGAGTCTTTACACATTGGTATGATTAATGGGCTCATTTTAGCATCTTACGCTTTTGGTTTTTGGTACGGAACGAGAATTATCATTTCCGATTTGAGCAACGACCAACCTAGCAATGACTTCCATGGAGGCTCAGTCATCTCCATCCTGTTGGGAGTACTCATCAGTATGTTTATGCTGACCATCGTTTTGCCAAACATAACGGAATATATGAAATCGTTGGAAGCTACGAACAGTCTGTACGAAATTATTAATAGAAAGCCTCTCGTTGAAAATAACAATGATGGAAAGAAATTAAAggacattaaaaaaatccaaTTCAAGAATGTACGTTTTCATTATGATACTAGAAAGGATGTAGAAATTTACAAGGATCTTAATTTTACCCTgacggaaggaaaaacatatgCATTTGTTGGAGAGTCAGGTTGCGGAAAGTCAACCATCCTGAAGTTAATAGAAAGATTGTATGACCCAACTGAGGGAGATATCATTATTAACGATTCGCATAATTTGAAAGACATAAACCTCAAATGGTGGAGATCCAAAATAGGGGTTGTTAGCCAAGACCCACTTCTCTTTAGCAACTCGATTAAGAACAACATCAAGTATAGTTTGTACAGTTTGAAAGATTTGGAATATTTATCTGACCAATTGGATGAAGATGGTTTTGCTTCTCAAAATGGTGCTAAGAAGCGAAACAGCTGCAAAGCCCAATGCGCAGGGGATCTAAACGACATGATGAAAACGACCGACTCGACTGAACTGTTACAAGTGAGCAAGAACTACGATACGATTGAAGATTCCGAAGTTGTTAGTGTTTCGAAGAAAGTGCTAATCCACGATTTTGTGTCCGCTCTTCCAGATAAGTATGAAACGCTGGTCGGTTCTAATGCATCAAAATTGTCAGGTGGACAGAAACAGAGAATCTCCATCGCTAGAGCTATTATTAGGAACCCCAAAATTCTCATCCTCGATGAAGCCACATCATCCTTAGACAACAAATCCGAATACCTAGTACAGAAAACGATAAATAATTTGAAAGGAAACGAAAACAGAATTACCATCATTATCGCCCATAGGTTGAGTACCATCAGATATGCCAACACCATTTTTGTCCTCTCCAACAGAGAAGGCGGAAACAGTTCCACTGTAGATGTAGATATAATCGGCGAAGACCCAACAAAGGACAACAAAGAAAGcaataagaaaaatgcaaaaaaaggtgacaaGAACCAAAACGACAAAATGTCCAACGCAGGAAGTTACATCATCGAACAGGGCACACATGACTCACTcatgaagaacaaaaacgGAATTTACTACACCATGATTAATAATCAGAAGGTGTCCTCCAAAAGTTCTGGTAACAACGATAATGACAAGGACTCAGATATGAAGAGCAGCGTTTATAAGGATTCTGAACGAGGTTACGACCCAGACGAAATGAACggcaatggaaaaaatggagatgaAAGTGCATCAGGCAAGAAGAGTAATAAGATGAATGATGCAAATACGGGTAACAAAAATGCCGGAGGAAGATTTGCCTTTTTGAGAAACCTGTTTAAGAGAAAACCCAAAGCGCCAAACAACCTCCGCATGGTGTACAGAGAAATATTTTCGTACAAAAAGGACGTCGTCATTATAGCGTTAAGTATTATCGTAGCCGGAGGGTTATACCCAATGTTTGCTCTTTTGTATGCTAAGTATGTGTCCACGCTGTTCGATTTTGCAAACCTGGAGGCGAACTCGAATAAGTACTCCCTCTACATCTTAGGCATCGCCATTGCCATGTTCATTTCGGAGACGCTGAAAAATTACTACAACAACGTGATAGGAGAGAAGGTGGAGAAAACCATGAAACATCGACTGTTCGAGAATATTCTGTACCAAGAAATTAGCTTCTTTGATCAGGACAAACATGCCCCAGGATTGTTGTCATCACACATTAATCGGGATGTTCATTTGTTGAAAACTGGTTTAGTAAATAACATAGTCATTTTTACGCACTTTATAGTTCTCTTCCTCGTTAGTATGGTTATGTCGTTTTATTTCTGTCCAATCGTGGCTGCTGTGCTGACCGGAAcgtacttcatttttatgagaGTGTTTGCTATTAGAGCAAGATTGTCAGCCAACAAGGATGTAGAGAAGAAGCGAGTCAACCAACCAGGCACCATCTTCGTATACAACAGTGATGATGAAATATTTAAGGATCCCAGTTTCCTGATCCAAGAGGCGTTTTACAATATGAACACGGTTATTATTTACGGGTTGGAGGATTATTTCTGTACGCTGATTGAGAAGTCTATTGATTATTCGAATAAAGgacaaaagagaaaaacgcTAGTCAATTCTATGCTGTGGGGTTTTAGTCAAAGTGCCCAGCTCTTCATTAACAGTTTTGCCTACTGGTTTGGTTCCTTCCTAATTAGTAGAGGTACAATAGAAGTGGACGATTTTATGAAATCCCTGTTTACCTTTTTGTTCACCGGTAGTTACGCCGGAAAGTTGATGTCCCTAAAGGGAGATtcagaaaatgcaaaattgtCCTTCGAAAAATACTACCCCTTAATTATGAGGAAGTCCAATATCGACGTTCGAGATAATGGAGGCATTAGAATTAAGAACAGTAATgacataaatggaaaaatagaaatcaTGGATGTCAATTTTAGATACATGTCCAGACCAAATGTCCCCATTTACAAAGACTTGACCTTCTCCTGTGATAGCAAAAAAACGACAGCTATTGTTGGCGAAACCGGTAGTGGAAAATCTACGGTAATGAGCCTACTGATGAGATTCTACGATTTGAAAAATGACCACCAcattgtttttaaaaatgatcaCACTGGTGAGATGATGAACGAGCAAAACGAACAAGGCGACGAGGAACAAAACGtgggaatgaaaaatgtaaacgaATTCAGTTCATCGAAGGAGCATTTAGATGGACAAAACGGTGCCGTGTTTAAGAACAGTGGAAAGATACTACTAGATGGGGTAGACATATGCGATTACAATTTGAAGGACTTAAGAAATTTATTCTCCATCGTCAGCCAAGAACCCATACTCTTTAATATGTCCATTTATGAAAACATCAAATTCGGCAAAGAAGACGCTACTAGGGAGGATGTAAAACGTGCTTGTAAATTTGCTGCGATTGATGAATTTATTGAATCTTTGCCAAACCAGTATGATACGAACGTGGGACCCTATGGAAAAAGTTTATCAGGTGGACAGAAACAGAGGATTGCCATTGCAAGGGCGTTATTGAGAGAACCCAAAATTCTTCTGTTAGACGAAGCAACCTCTTCTCTGGACTCCAATTCAGAGAAGCTGATTGAGAAGACCATCGTTGATATTAAGGATAAAGCGGACAGAACAATTATTACCATTGCACACAGAATTGCCTCTATTAAGAGATCCGATAAAATTGTCGTTTTTAACAACCCAGATCGAACTGGCTCCTTTGTACAGGCCCAGGGAACGCATGAGGAGCTCCTGTCTATACAGGACGGCATTTATAAGAAGTACGTCAAGTTGGCTAAGTAA